In Arthrobacter sp. B3I9, the following are encoded in one genomic region:
- a CDS encoding iron ABC transporter permease: MLRSPAILVCGVVLTWFIAAFLVWPNANVLIQTFFPDGSFSGRAAERLFSSQRAMKSLGNSFLLAVALSITVNVVGIFIVLVTQYFKIRGAMILFLGYATTFIYGGIVLAAGYKFIYGDKGIVTGFLLTLFPGMDPGWFSGFFAVLAVMTFATTTNHMLFVTNALKGVDFQTIEAAKNMGASDWTILRRIVLPMLKPTLFAVTVLSFLTGLGALSAPQVLGGRDFQTITPMILTFTNSPTSRDLAALLAVILGLATMLMLAVMTRLEKGGTYFSVSKVSAGLQKQQISNPVANAVVHAVAYLLFAIYTLPVVLIVLYSFADGAAIQTGQLSPGSLTLGNYIRVLTEPAGLRPFLISIAYSALAAAIAVGGLLFVARLLQKYRNWVSSVVEYLLHIPWILPSALLALGLILSYDHPNPLVGGAVLTGTTVILLIAFVTVKIPFTLRMLKASFASINSSLEEAAGIMGARTLYVFRRILLPIVLPSAAAVAALNFNSMLDDYDTAIFLAHPLFQPLGLVIKANTDGAEGVDGVSNTFVYTVLLMIITGVTMYLVYGRSARNTKGRAKTSKGSKDSTTAALPDPLPEAPVRVP; the protein is encoded by the coding sequence ATGCTCCGCTCCCCCGCCATCCTGGTCTGCGGGGTGGTCCTCACCTGGTTCATCGCGGCCTTCCTGGTCTGGCCCAACGCCAACGTGCTGATCCAGACGTTCTTTCCGGACGGCAGCTTTTCCGGCCGGGCCGCGGAACGGCTCTTCTCTTCCCAACGGGCCATGAAGTCACTGGGCAACAGCTTTTTGCTGGCCGTTGCCCTGTCCATCACGGTCAATGTGGTGGGGATCTTCATTGTGCTGGTCACCCAGTACTTCAAGATCCGCGGAGCAATGATCCTGTTCCTCGGCTATGCCACCACGTTCATCTACGGCGGCATCGTGCTGGCGGCCGGCTACAAGTTCATTTACGGCGACAAGGGCATCGTCACGGGGTTTCTGCTGACCCTGTTTCCCGGAATGGACCCGGGCTGGTTCTCGGGGTTCTTTGCCGTCCTGGCGGTCATGACGTTCGCGACCACCACGAACCACATGCTGTTTGTCACCAATGCCCTCAAAGGCGTGGACTTCCAGACCATCGAGGCGGCCAAAAACATGGGCGCCTCGGACTGGACCATCCTGCGGCGGATCGTCCTGCCCATGCTGAAGCCGACGCTGTTTGCCGTGACCGTCCTTTCCTTCCTGACGGGCCTGGGCGCCCTGTCCGCGCCGCAGGTGCTTGGTGGCCGGGACTTCCAGACCATCACCCCGATGATCCTCACCTTCACGAACAGCCCGACCTCCCGCGACCTGGCGGCGCTCCTGGCGGTCATCCTGGGCCTGGCCACCATGCTGATGCTGGCGGTCATGACCCGGCTGGAGAAGGGCGGCACCTACTTTTCGGTGTCGAAAGTGTCCGCCGGCCTGCAGAAGCAGCAGATCAGCAACCCCGTAGCGAACGCCGTGGTCCACGCCGTGGCGTACCTTTTGTTTGCCATCTACACGCTGCCCGTGGTCCTGATCGTGCTGTACTCGTTCGCTGACGGGGCAGCGATCCAGACCGGACAGCTTTCCCCGGGCAGCCTGACTCTCGGGAACTACATCCGGGTGCTCACCGAACCGGCGGGGCTGCGGCCTTTCCTCATCAGCATCGCCTACAGCGCCCTTGCCGCTGCCATTGCCGTCGGCGGGCTCCTGTTCGTGGCCCGCCTGCTGCAGAAGTACCGGAACTGGGTCTCGAGCGTGGTGGAGTATCTGCTCCACATCCCCTGGATCCTTCCCTCGGCACTCCTGGCCCTGGGCCTCATCCTCAGCTACGACCACCCCAATCCGCTGGTGGGCGGAGCAGTGCTGACAGGCACCACCGTCATCCTGCTGATCGCGTTCGTCACGGTGAAAATCCCGTTCACGTTGCGCATGCTGAAGGCGTCGTTCGCCTCGATCAACTCCTCCCTGGAGGAGGCGGCCGGAATCATGGGGGCGCGGACCCTGTACGTGTTCCGCCGCATCCTGCTGCCGATCGTGCTGCCGTCCGCCGCGGCTGTGGCGGCACTGAATTTCAACAGCATGCTGGATGACTATGACACCGCGATCTTTCTGGCCCACCCCCTGTTCCAGCCGCTCGGCCTGGTCATCAAGGCCAACACGGACGGTGCCGAAGGCGTGGACGGAGTGTCCAACACCTTCGTGTACACCGTGCTGCTCATGATCATCACCGGCGTGACCATGTACCTCGTCTACGGCCGGTCCGCACGGAACACAAAGGGACGCGCCAAGACCTCGAAGGGCAGCAAGGACAGCACGACGGCGGCCCTGCCGGACCCCCTGCCTGAAGCGCCGGTCCGGGTCCCCTAG
- a CDS encoding ABC transporter ATP-binding protein, with amino-acid sequence MIRFENIEVTFGDFTAIPELNLEVEPGEFFTLLGPSGCGKTTALRTLAGFIEPTSGEVYVDGKAVTRLPSDKRQVGMVFQNYALFPSMSVAENIAFGLRVRKEKSAETDRLVRDIAERVDLSEDQLRKNVAELSGGQQQRVAVARALVLQPKILLLDEPLSNLDAKLRHQLRQQLKDLQAEFGITTVYVTHDQDEALAMSDRVAVFNKGVVEQVGTPQSIYDHSATEFVCNFIGDSSRLTPSFIAELNRLSGSALDTAANSYLRVEKASLEPSGRNGTAVPVEGTVVSKTYHGLHSRYVVRSHGADVRLLVKEDGGIHPDTGSQATVYVQPAHVLQYDPATGASLRSRLQEAARP; translated from the coding sequence ATGATCCGTTTCGAGAATATCGAGGTCACCTTCGGTGATTTCACCGCCATCCCCGAGCTCAACCTGGAGGTGGAACCCGGGGAGTTCTTCACGCTCCTGGGCCCCTCCGGCTGCGGGAAGACGACGGCGCTGCGCACCCTGGCCGGCTTCATCGAGCCGACCAGCGGTGAGGTTTATGTCGACGGCAAGGCCGTCACCCGGCTTCCAAGCGACAAGAGGCAGGTGGGCATGGTGTTCCAGAACTATGCCCTGTTCCCCAGCATGAGCGTGGCGGAGAACATTGCCTTCGGCCTGCGGGTACGCAAGGAAAAATCCGCGGAAACCGACCGGCTGGTCCGTGACATCGCCGAGCGGGTGGACCTCTCCGAGGACCAGTTGCGCAAGAACGTCGCGGAGCTCTCCGGCGGGCAGCAGCAGCGCGTCGCCGTCGCCCGGGCGCTGGTGCTCCAGCCCAAGATCCTGCTGCTCGACGAACCCCTGTCCAACCTGGACGCGAAGCTCAGGCACCAGCTGCGGCAGCAGCTCAAGGATCTCCAGGCCGAGTTCGGCATCACCACGGTGTACGTCACCCACGACCAGGACGAGGCGCTGGCTATGAGCGACCGGGTCGCGGTCTTCAACAAGGGTGTGGTGGAGCAGGTCGGGACGCCGCAGAGCATCTATGACCATTCCGCTACGGAATTCGTCTGCAACTTCATCGGGGACAGCTCCCGGCTCACCCCGTCGTTCATCGCCGAACTGAACCGGCTGTCGGGTTCCGCCCTGGACACGGCGGCGAACTCATACCTGCGGGTGGAAAAAGCGTCCCTGGAACCTTCCGGCAGGAACGGCACGGCCGTTCCGGTGGAGGGCACCGTGGTCTCGAAGACGTACCACGGGCTGCACAGCCGCTATGTCGTGCGCTCCCACGGCGCCGACGTCCGGCTGCTGGTCAAGGAAGACGGCGGCATCCACCCCGACACGGGCAGCCAGGCGACGGTCTACGTCCAGCCGGCGCACGTCCTCCAGTACGACCCCGCAACCGGAGCGTCGCTCCGCAGCAGGCTTCAGGAAGCAGCACGCCCGTGA
- a CDS encoding extracellular solute-binding protein yields MRTLKTLAAAVVAVTLLAGCGGGNAAPAATSAAAGPAAVAPSGPPSGETLIIYTNSNGEGRGEWLTQKAAEAGFKIEIVGAGGADATNKLIAEKNNPIADVAFGLNNMYFEQIKAAGAIEPFTPSWSADVDTAKGDKGDSKAYWPLVQQAILLGYNTAKFSKDEAPKDWTDLWTQDKFKSRYERVTGLGTATAQLVFAGILTRYKDDAGDLGISDEGWKQIEGYFKNGTPAVAKTDLFARIAAGDTDMGQMPSSIITEREKSFKVDVDTVMPSVGVPMAIEQVALVKGTDKKDEALKFIDWFGSAQTQGEWAQQFNSMPVNKAAAAKAKPEVVGFFNSLKQQDIDWNFVQANMGKWVEKIELEYMS; encoded by the coding sequence GTGCGAACACTGAAAACCCTGGCTGCCGCCGTCGTCGCCGTCACCCTTCTCGCCGGTTGTGGAGGGGGCAACGCCGCTCCCGCCGCCACCAGCGCGGCGGCAGGCCCCGCCGCCGTCGCCCCCTCCGGCCCGCCTTCGGGCGAGACCCTGATCATCTACACGAACTCCAACGGTGAAGGCCGCGGCGAGTGGCTGACGCAGAAAGCCGCCGAGGCCGGTTTCAAGATCGAGATCGTCGGCGCCGGCGGCGCCGACGCCACCAACAAGCTGATCGCCGAGAAGAACAACCCCATTGCGGACGTCGCGTTCGGCTTGAACAACATGTACTTCGAGCAGATCAAGGCAGCCGGAGCGATCGAGCCGTTCACCCCCTCCTGGTCCGCGGACGTGGACACCGCCAAGGGGGACAAGGGCGACAGCAAGGCTTACTGGCCGCTGGTGCAGCAGGCGATCCTCCTGGGCTACAACACCGCTAAGTTCTCCAAGGACGAGGCACCGAAGGACTGGACCGACCTTTGGACCCAGGACAAATTCAAGTCCCGCTACGAGCGCGTCACCGGGCTGGGCACCGCCACGGCGCAGCTGGTCTTCGCCGGCATCCTGACCCGCTACAAGGACGACGCCGGTGATCTTGGCATCTCCGATGAAGGCTGGAAGCAGATCGAGGGGTACTTCAAGAACGGCACCCCCGCCGTGGCCAAGACCGACCTCTTCGCCCGCATCGCCGCCGGCGACACCGACATGGGCCAGATGCCGTCCTCGATCATCACCGAACGCGAGAAATCCTTCAAGGTCGACGTCGACACCGTGATGCCTTCCGTGGGCGTCCCCATGGCCATTGAGCAGGTGGCCCTGGTCAAGGGAACGGACAAGAAGGACGAGGCCCTTAAGTTCATCGACTGGTTCGGCAGCGCGCAGACCCAGGGCGAGTGGGCGCAACAGTTCAACTCCATGCCGGTCAACAAGGCCGCGGCCGCCAAGGCGAAGCCCGAGGTTGTCGGGTTCTTCAACTCGCTCAAGCAGCAGGACATCGACTGGAACTTCGTCCAGGCGAACATGGGCAAGTGGGTTGAAAAGATCGAACTGGAGTACATGAGCTGA
- a CDS encoding FAD-dependent monooxygenase: protein MDAVAVIGGGLAGLALAAGLDPRRFRVTVHERREELPPVETSLAMWPEAQQALDALGILPAVRAAGSRFGGMALMDGAGTPFFRTQAPGVIGVSRADLLSLLAAAVPDSVARAYGQVRTLPDAGLVVGADGVHSRVRRAVWGNRCRARLSPYVALRGVIAEPVTPGTGGEYWGRGQLFGITPASQGRTYWYASYRSDQGPDGIAVDEALAITRARFAGSSAVIGSVLAAATSAQTLAQRIWTAPPLRRYAREGAVLVGDAAHAMMPNLGRGACEALIDAVTLAELLNSRPLPDALQAYSRRRWLRSQGLRVASSAMARLALAERAQPLRDGLLRLAGWGR from the coding sequence ATGGACGCTGTGGCAGTCATAGGCGGCGGGCTCGCGGGGCTGGCACTTGCCGCGGGTCTTGATCCCCGGCGTTTCCGGGTGACGGTCCATGAGCGCCGCGAGGAACTGCCTCCGGTGGAGACGTCGCTTGCCATGTGGCCGGAAGCCCAGCAGGCACTGGACGCGCTGGGCATCCTCCCGGCCGTCCGTGCGGCCGGCTCGCGCTTCGGGGGCATGGCACTCATGGACGGCGCGGGGACGCCCTTCTTTCGCACCCAGGCGCCGGGCGTGATCGGCGTTTCCCGGGCGGACCTCCTCAGCCTCCTGGCCGCCGCGGTGCCCGACTCCGTTGCCAGGGCGTACGGGCAGGTGCGCACACTGCCGGATGCGGGCCTGGTTGTCGGCGCCGACGGCGTGCACAGCAGAGTGCGCCGCGCAGTCTGGGGCAACCGATGCCGCGCGCGCCTGAGCCCCTATGTTGCCTTGCGCGGCGTCATCGCCGAACCGGTGACCCCGGGTACTGGCGGCGAATACTGGGGCAGGGGGCAGCTGTTCGGTATCACACCCGCATCCCAGGGCCGGACCTATTGGTATGCCTCCTACCGTTCGGACCAGGGGCCGGACGGCATCGCGGTGGACGAGGCCCTGGCCATCACGCGGGCCCGGTTCGCCGGTTCCTCCGCCGTTATCGGAAGTGTGCTGGCCGCGGCGACATCCGCGCAGACGCTTGCCCAGCGGATCTGGACCGCGCCGCCACTGCGGCGCTACGCACGGGAGGGTGCAGTGCTGGTGGGGGATGCGGCGCACGCCATGATGCCCAATCTGGGGCGGGGCGCCTGCGAGGCGCTCATCGATGCTGTCACGCTCGCGGAGTTGCTGAACTCCCGGCCGCTCCCTGACGCCCTGCAGGCGTACAGCAGGCGGAGGTGGCTGCGCAGCCAAGGGTTGCGCGTGGCCTCGTCCGCCATGGCCCGGCTGGCGCTCGCGGAGCGGGCCCAACCGCTGCGCGATGGGTTGCTCAGGCTGGCCGGATGGGGCCGTTAG
- a CDS encoding GNAT family N-acetyltransferase, whose amino-acid sequence MQTNPRLNIRQVTWANPVGADLRAAQQAELDARFGTSDHEPGPPPSEADTAVFLVAHDKASGQPVGCGGLRILDKQTAEIKRLYVLPYTRGSGVASSILAALEAHAHALGITSITAEAGSAQLDGRHFYENSGFQPVPNFGPYVGAEHSFCYAKAIDSHSAAHTAMA is encoded by the coding sequence ATGCAGACCAACCCGCGGCTCAACATCAGGCAGGTCACCTGGGCCAACCCCGTGGGCGCGGACCTGCGCGCGGCCCAGCAGGCGGAGCTGGACGCCAGGTTCGGGACAAGTGACCACGAGCCCGGGCCACCGCCGTCGGAAGCCGATACGGCAGTCTTCCTCGTCGCGCACGACAAAGCATCCGGCCAGCCGGTCGGCTGCGGCGGCCTTCGGATCCTCGACAAGCAGACCGCGGAGATCAAGCGGCTGTACGTGCTCCCTTACACGCGCGGTTCCGGGGTGGCCAGTTCCATCCTGGCGGCGCTTGAAGCGCACGCGCATGCCCTCGGGATCACGTCGATCACCGCGGAGGCCGGCTCGGCCCAGCTCGACGGCCGCCATTTTTACGAGAATTCCGGTTTCCAGCCGGTGCCCAACTTCGGACCCTACGTCGGAGCGGAGCACTCGTTCTGTTACGCCAAGGCCATTGATTCGCACAGCGCTGCACACACCGCGATGGCCTAA
- a CDS encoding histidine phosphatase family protein, with product MRLLFIRHGETPGNVLGQLDTAHPGPGLTELGERQAAALARSLANEEIDLLYASTLTRTQVTAAPLAAARGLDVEVLEGLREIEAGSLEKLTDRESHLRYLTTVFSWSAGELDRRMPAGPSGHDFFERFDASIARIAADAEGSGNSATAAVVSHGAAIRVWTGLRAANVEADFAARHVLANTGIVAVEGDPDAGWQLVHWDGSPVGGLALADPTAEDPTGRTL from the coding sequence ATGAGGCTGCTGTTCATCCGCCACGGAGAGACCCCGGGTAACGTCCTGGGCCAGCTGGATACCGCTCATCCCGGTCCCGGACTGACTGAACTCGGAGAGCGGCAGGCCGCCGCCCTGGCGCGGTCCCTGGCGAATGAGGAAATCGACCTTCTCTATGCCTCCACCCTGACCCGCACACAGGTCACCGCCGCGCCGCTGGCGGCCGCTCGGGGTCTCGACGTCGAGGTGCTCGAAGGGCTGCGGGAGATTGAGGCGGGGTCGCTGGAAAAGCTCACCGACCGGGAATCGCACCTGCGCTACCTCACCACGGTGTTTTCGTGGTCGGCCGGCGAACTGGACCGGCGGATGCCAGCGGGACCCAGCGGCCACGACTTCTTCGAGCGCTTCGACGCCTCAATCGCCCGGATCGCCGCTGACGCGGAGGGATCGGGGAATTCCGCGACGGCGGCCGTGGTCAGCCACGGCGCAGCCATCCGGGTCTGGACCGGGCTGCGCGCCGCCAATGTGGAGGCCGACTTCGCGGCCCGGCACGTGTTGGCCAACACCGGAATCGTGGCTGTCGAAGGGGATCCGGACGCCGGCTGGCAGCTTGTCCACTGGGACGGCAGCCCGGTGGGCGGCCTTGCCCTTGCGGACCCGACTGCGGAGGACCCCACGGGCCGCACCCTCTAG
- the purB gene encoding adenylosuccinate lyase, which translates to MPETAATADIRTPSGRLALAASSPQIALGPLDGRYQSAVGPLVDYLSEAALNRDRVAVEVEWLIHLTSNNVLPGAGPLTAEQQGQLRAIVTEFDADSVRELADIEAVTVHDVKAVEYYIGRRLAGIGIEHLTALVHFGCTSEDINNLSYALGVKGAVEDAWLPAARNLVAQISAMAEDNRAVPMLSRTHGQPATPTTLGKELAVFAHRLTRQLDRIARTEYLGKINGATGTYAAHVASAPGADWQQVSKSFVEGLGLTWNPLTTQIESHDWQAELYADVARFNRILHNICTDIWSYISIGYFAQIPVAGATGSSTMPHKVNPIRFENAEANLEISSGLLDVLGSTLVTSRWQRDLTDSSSQRNIGVAFGHSLLAISNVAKGLDRLDVAEDVLAGDLDTNWEVLGEAIQMVMRAEAIAGVEGMENPYERLKDLTRGQRVDAARMQEFVQSLGLSPDAEARLLALTPGKYTGIADKLVDHLK; encoded by the coding sequence ATGCCTGAAACTGCCGCCACAGCTGATATCCGCACGCCGTCCGGACGCCTGGCCCTCGCCGCGTCTTCACCCCAGATCGCGCTCGGCCCGCTGGACGGCCGGTACCAGTCGGCCGTCGGGCCGCTGGTCGATTACCTGTCTGAGGCGGCCCTCAACCGTGACCGGGTGGCCGTGGAAGTGGAATGGCTTATCCACCTGACCAGCAACAATGTCCTGCCCGGCGCCGGACCGCTGACCGCCGAGCAGCAGGGGCAGCTGCGCGCCATCGTCACAGAGTTCGACGCCGACTCCGTCCGCGAACTTGCCGACATCGAAGCCGTCACGGTGCACGACGTGAAGGCCGTCGAGTACTACATCGGCCGCCGCCTCGCCGGCATCGGGATCGAACACCTGACCGCCTTGGTGCACTTCGGCTGCACCTCCGAGGACATCAACAACCTCTCCTACGCCCTCGGCGTCAAGGGCGCCGTCGAGGACGCCTGGCTGCCCGCCGCCCGGAACCTCGTCGCGCAGATCAGCGCCATGGCCGAGGACAACCGGGCGGTGCCGATGCTTTCGCGCACCCACGGCCAGCCCGCCACCCCCACCACCCTCGGCAAGGAACTGGCCGTGTTCGCGCACCGGCTGACGCGCCAACTGGACCGCATCGCCAGGACCGAGTACCTCGGTAAGATCAACGGTGCCACGGGTACGTACGCGGCCCATGTCGCGTCCGCCCCCGGCGCCGACTGGCAGCAAGTGTCCAAGTCCTTTGTCGAAGGGCTGGGCCTGACGTGGAATCCGCTGACCACGCAGATCGAAAGCCACGACTGGCAGGCGGAACTGTACGCCGACGTTGCACGCTTCAACCGGATCCTGCACAACATCTGCACCGACATCTGGAGCTACATCTCGATCGGTTATTTCGCGCAGATCCCGGTGGCGGGCGCCACCGGATCCTCGACCATGCCGCACAAGGTCAACCCGATCCGTTTTGAGAACGCAGAAGCGAACCTGGAGATCTCCTCCGGGCTGCTCGATGTCCTGGGCTCCACCCTGGTCACCTCCCGCTGGCAGCGGGACCTCACCGACTCCTCCTCGCAGCGCAACATCGGCGTGGCCTTCGGGCACTCGCTGCTGGCCATTTCCAACGTTGCAAAGGGCCTGGACCGCCTCGATGTCGCCGAGGACGTGCTGGCCGGAGACCTGGACACCAACTGGGAAGTCCTTGGCGAGGCAATCCAGATGGTGATGCGCGCCGAGGCGATCGCCGGAGTCGAAGGCATGGAGAACCCCTACGAGCGGCTCAAGGACCTCACCCGCGGCCAGCGCGTCGACGCCGCCCGGATGCAGGAGTTCGTCCAGAGCCTCGGCCTCTCCCCCGACGCCGAAGCGCGGCTGCTGGCGCTCACACCCGGAAAGTACACCGGCATCGCGGACAAGCTGGTGGACCACCTCAAATGA
- a CDS encoding phage holin family protein, protein MRSFLVRVIINGLALGIASWLLPGLDVSTAATTAAVGNSGVTQGTDVIGVVLAYLFIGLIFGVVNALVKPVVSLLSLPLTIVTLGLFTVVINAAMLYLTSWLSGHTPVHFTIDSFWTAVLAAIIITVISLVAGRLTGASRR, encoded by the coding sequence ATGCGCTCATTTCTTGTTCGGGTCATCATCAACGGGCTGGCCCTGGGAATCGCGAGCTGGCTCCTCCCCGGCCTGGATGTTTCCACGGCGGCCACCACTGCCGCGGTGGGGAACAGCGGGGTCACGCAGGGGACAGACGTCATCGGCGTTGTCCTGGCGTATCTGTTCATCGGTTTGATCTTCGGCGTGGTCAACGCGCTCGTCAAGCCTGTCGTCAGCCTTCTGTCGCTGCCGCTGACCATTGTGACGCTGGGCCTGTTCACTGTTGTCATCAATGCGGCGATGCTCTACCTGACGTCGTGGCTAAGCGGCCACACGCCCGTGCACTTCACCATCGATTCCTTCTGGACAGCCGTGCTGGCGGCCATCATCATCACGGTGATCTCCCTCGTGGCAGGCCGGCTGACCGGCGCCAGCAGGCGCTGA
- a CDS encoding histidinol-phosphate transaminase codes for MSSSENPAGGVRPRPAVDLLPRYAAGKPPVPVEGLVSYKLSSNENPLPPIPAVQQAIAAQTDFNRYPDPLSSKLRGALAGFLDVPAEDIVTGAGSLGALNQLLATFAGQNDDGKPDEVIYAWRSFEAYPICVGLAGAESVQIPLTPDGRHDLEAMAAAVTARTRMILLCTPNNPTGPVLTSAETERFIQTVPSDIVVVIDEAYQEFVRAEDAVDGIDMYRKYPNVVVLRTFSKAHGLAGLRVGYSVSNPDLTQHLRVTATPFAVSQIAEVAAVTSLQHLDEVVERVQSLVDERDRVTAGLRELGWFVPEAQGNFVWLNLGADSAEFAALAGERALSVRAFGNEGVRVSIGEAEANTRFLELCAIYTKPPQRS; via the coding sequence ATGAGTTCATCAGAAAATCCGGCCGGGGGCGTCCGGCCCCGCCCGGCAGTAGACCTTCTGCCCCGCTATGCGGCCGGAAAACCGCCGGTCCCCGTCGAGGGCCTGGTCAGCTACAAGCTTTCCTCCAACGAAAACCCCCTGCCTCCGATTCCTGCGGTGCAGCAGGCCATCGCGGCCCAGACCGACTTCAACCGCTACCCGGACCCGCTGAGCAGCAAGCTGCGCGGCGCGCTCGCCGGGTTCCTCGACGTGCCGGCCGAGGACATCGTCACCGGCGCCGGAAGCCTCGGTGCGCTGAACCAGCTGCTGGCCACCTTCGCCGGACAGAACGACGACGGCAAGCCGGATGAGGTCATCTACGCCTGGCGCTCCTTCGAGGCATACCCGATCTGCGTCGGGCTCGCCGGAGCGGAAAGCGTCCAGATCCCGCTCACCCCGGACGGGCGCCACGATCTGGAGGCCATGGCGGCCGCGGTGACGGCCCGGACCAGGATGATCCTGCTCTGCACGCCCAATAACCCCACAGGGCCCGTCCTGACGTCGGCGGAAACAGAGCGCTTCATCCAGACCGTACCCTCGGACATCGTCGTGGTTATCGATGAGGCCTACCAGGAATTCGTCCGGGCGGAAGACGCCGTGGATGGTATCGACATGTACCGCAAGTACCCGAACGTCGTCGTGCTCCGGACTTTTTCCAAGGCCCACGGCCTGGCCGGGCTGCGGGTCGGGTACAGCGTTTCCAATCCCGACCTCACCCAGCACCTGCGGGTCACCGCCACGCCCTTTGCGGTTTCGCAGATAGCCGAAGTCGCCGCCGTCACCTCGCTGCAGCATCTCGACGAGGTTGTAGAAAGGGTACAAAGCCTGGTGGATGAACGCGACCGCGTCACCGCCGGACTCCGGGAGCTGGGCTGGTTCGTCCCGGAAGCGCAGGGCAACTTTGTGTGGCTCAACCTCGGCGCTGACAGTGCGGAGTTCGCCGCTCTTGCGGGGGAGCGGGCACTCTCGGTACGAGCCTTCGGGAACGAGGGCGTCCGGGTCAGTATCGGAGAGGCCGAGGCCAATACCCGTTTTCTGGAACTCTGTGCGATCTATACAAAGCCGCCACAGCGTTCCTAG
- a CDS encoding thiamine pyrophosphate-dependent dehydrogenase E1 component subunit alpha: protein MGATHLPATEFDGTGVDDQREAEAEALLGGPAEPMVQLLAPDGTLGTDPVFSEYAQRLDAEKLRGFYADMAKIRRFDVEATALQRQGQLALWVPLTGQEAAQIGSGRASQPQDYIFPTYREHGVALTRNVDLAELLRQFRGVSNGGWNPKDTNFHLYTLVLAAQTPHAVGYAMGIQRDQKLAARAAEADGAAGVPAEPKAAVVVYFGDGASSEGDVHESMVFASSYNAPVVFFCQNNHWAISVPSSVQTRIPLSNRAKGYGFPGIRVDGNDVIAVHAVTEWALERAREGKGPVLIEAFTYRVGAHTTADDPTKYRESAEEGLWRAKDPLERLEKYLRTEGLADDAFFDRVRADGDELAAYVRKTTHDLETPDIRTAFANTYVEAHPLVAEELAWFEEYSAGFAEEAGPADAETGDAR, encoded by the coding sequence ATGGGCGCCACACATCTGCCTGCTACCGAGTTCGACGGAACCGGCGTGGATGACCAGCGCGAGGCGGAGGCCGAAGCCCTGCTGGGCGGCCCGGCCGAACCCATGGTGCAGCTGTTGGCGCCCGACGGGACCCTTGGCACGGACCCGGTGTTTTCGGAGTACGCGCAGCGCCTGGACGCGGAAAAGCTGCGCGGTTTCTATGCGGACATGGCAAAGATCCGGCGCTTTGATGTGGAAGCCACCGCTCTTCAGCGCCAGGGCCAGCTTGCGTTATGGGTTCCTCTGACCGGCCAGGAAGCGGCTCAGATCGGGTCCGGGCGGGCAAGCCAGCCGCAGGATTACATCTTCCCCACCTACCGGGAGCATGGCGTCGCCCTGACGCGCAACGTCGACCTGGCGGAGCTCCTGCGCCAGTTCCGCGGCGTCTCCAACGGCGGCTGGAACCCGAAGGACACGAACTTCCACCTCTACACGCTGGTCCTTGCCGCGCAGACCCCGCATGCCGTCGGCTACGCGATGGGCATCCAGCGGGACCAGAAGCTTGCGGCGCGGGCCGCGGAGGCTGACGGAGCCGCGGGCGTGCCCGCCGAGCCGAAGGCCGCCGTCGTGGTCTATTTCGGTGACGGCGCCAGTTCTGAGGGCGATGTCCACGAGTCCATGGTGTTCGCCTCGTCCTACAACGCGCCGGTGGTGTTCTTCTGCCAGAACAACCACTGGGCCATCTCGGTGCCGAGCTCGGTGCAGACGCGTATTCCGCTGTCCAACCGCGCCAAGGGTTACGGTTTCCCGGGAATCCGGGTCGACGGCAATGACGTGATTGCCGTGCATGCCGTGACGGAGTGGGCGCTTGAACGGGCCCGCGAGGGCAAGGGCCCGGTGCTGATCGAAGCGTTCACCTACCGCGTAGGGGCGCACACCACTGCGGATGACCCCACCAAGTACCGGGAGTCCGCCGAGGAAGGCCTGTGGCGGGCCAAGGACCCGCTCGAGCGCCTGGAGAAGTACCTCCGGACCGAAGGGCTGGCGGATGACGCCTTCTTCGACCGGGTCAGGGCCGACGGTGATGAACTGGCCGCCTACGTCCGCAAGACCACCCATGACCTCGAGACCCCGGACATCCGGACCGCCTTCGCCAATACGTATGTGGAGGCGCACCCGCTGGTGGCTGAGGAGCTGGCCTGGTTCGAGGAGTACAGTGCCGGATTCGCTGAGGAAGCGGGCCCCGCCGACGCGGAGACAGGGGATGCACGCTGA